In Rattus rattus isolate New Zealand chromosome 9, Rrattus_CSIRO_v1, whole genome shotgun sequence, a genomic segment contains:
- the Krt24 gene encoding keratin, type I cytoskeletal 24, whose translation MFCSAQKGSCSSRVSSSGAVGSRGCTGSGSSYGLGGGSAWGFQGSSSSWGLSGGSKGSIGGGFGSCSVRGGFGAASSFGGGSGFGGGSCGGVSSYGGSLGGGLGGIGGYDGGLLSGSEKQTMQDLNDRLANYLDKVRALEEANTDLETKIKDWYCRHGSGKDGPRRDYSQYCSVIEDLKNQIISATCENAKLALQIDNARLAADDFRMKYEHELCLRQSLEADINGLRKVLDEMTMTRCDLEMQIEGLTEELVFLRKNHEEEMKCLQGSSGGDVTVEMNAAPGADLTKLLNDMRAQYEAMAEQNRQEAEKQFNERSACLQAQISTDAGAANCAKSEVMELRRTVQTLEIELQSQLALKCSLEGTLADTEARYVAQLSGIQTQISSLEEQLSQIRGETQCQSAEYECLLDIKTRLEQEIETYRRLLNGDGGGCDYRNLVSRQVVLNDSNFGSCSGQEKDPSKTRVTKTIIEEVVDGKVVSSQVSNISEVKIK comes from the exons ATGTTCTGCTCAGCTCAGAAAGGGTCCTGCTCCTCCCGAGTCTCCTCCTCCGGGGCCGTGGGCAGCAGGGGCTGCACTGGCAGTGGGAGCAGCTATGGGCTGGGGGGAGGCTCTGCCTGGGGCTTCCaggggagcagcagcagctggggcCTGAGTGGGGGGTCTAAGGGTAGCATTGGAGGGGGCTTCGGAAGCTGCTCAGTAAGGGGTGGATTCGGAGCAGCCTCCAGCTTTGGTGGAGGTTCTGGCTTTGGCGGGGGCTCCTGCGGAGGCGTCTCTAGCTATGGGGGTAGTCTAGGGGGTGGTCTCGGTGGTATCGGTGGCTATGATGGGGGCCTTCTCTCTGGAAGTGAGAAGCAAACCATGCAGGACCTCAATGACCGTCTGGCCAACTACCTAGACAAGGTCCGAGCCCTGGAGGAAGCCAACACTGATCTGGAGACTAAAATCAAGGACTGGTACTGCAGGCATGGATCTGGAAAAGATGGGCCCAGAAGAGACTACAGCCAATACTGCTCAGTCATCGAAGATCTGAAGAACCAG ATCATTTCAGCCACCTGTGAAAATGCCAAGCTGGCTCTGCAGATTGACAACGCTAGGCTGGCCGCCGATGACTTCCGAATGAA GTATGAGCATGAACTATGCCTTCGACAGTCCTTGGAGGCCGACATCAATGGCCTGCGGAAAGTGCTGGACGAAATGACCATGACTCGCTGTGACCTGGAGATGCAGATCGAGGGTCTGACTGAGGAACTGGTCTTCCTGAGGAAGAACCATGAGGAG GAAATGAAGTGCCTGCAAGGAAGCTCTGGAGGGGACGTGACAGTAGAAATGAATGCTGCCCCAGGAGCCGACCTGACGAAACTACTGAATGATATGAGGGCTCAGTATGAGGCGATGGCCGAGCAGAACCGCCAGGAAGCTGAAAAACAGTTCAACGAGCGG AGCGCATGCCTGCAAGCCCAAATCTCTACAGATGCAGGGGCAGCCAATTGCGCCAAGAGTGAGGTCATGGAGCTGAGGCGCACAGTGCAGACCCTGGAAATCGAGCTTCAGTCTCAGCTGGCCCTG AAATGCTCTCTGGAAGGGACCCTGGCTGACACAGAAGCTCGCTATGTAGCTCAACTGTCTGGAATCCAGACGCAGATTAGCAGCCTGGAGGAGCAGCTCAGCCAGATTCGGGGCGAGACACAATGCCAGAGTGCAGAGTACGAATGCCTGCTGGACATCAAGACCCGCCTGGAGCAGGAGATTGAGACCTACCGTCGCCTGCTCAACGGAGATGGGGG TGGATGTGACTATAGGAACTTAGTATCCAGGCAGGTGGTACTGAATGACTCAAACTTCGGAAGCTGTTCTGGACAAGAAAAAG ATCCCAGCAAGACGAGGGTAACGAAGACCATCATAGAGGAGGTGGTAGATGGTAAAGTTGTCTCATCTCAAGTCAGCAACATTTctgaagtgaaaataaaataa